A single window of Culicoides brevitarsis isolate CSIRO-B50_1 chromosome 3, AGI_CSIRO_Cbre_v1, whole genome shotgun sequence DNA harbors:
- the LOC134836136 gene encoding EH domain-containing protein 3, which produces MFSWLSRKEQEVDVVENVIGELKKIYRQKLLPLEDFYQFHNFHSPKLEDPDFDAKPMILLVGQYSTGKTTFIRYLLERDFPGIRIGPEPTTDRFIAVMHDEKEGVIPGNALVVDPKKQFRPLGKYGNAFLNRLQCSTVNSPVLQAISIVDTPGILSGEKQRVDRGYDFTGVLEWFAERVDRIILLFDAHKLDISDEFRRSIEALRGHDDKIRIVLNKADMVDHQQLMRVYGALMWSLGKVLQTPEVARVYIGSFWDQPLRYDVNRRLFEDEEQDLFRDLQSLPRNAALRKLNDLIKRARLAKVHAYIISELKKDMPSMFGKDGKKKELIKNLGQVYDRIQKEHQISPGDFPDIKKMQESLQNFDFTKFHSLKLPLLEVVDKMLENDIAKLMQMIPQEEQQLVSESLIKGGAFDGVIDDTESPFGYKKGEGIDAGSGEVDWICNRDRERTDKIFDTLNPVDGKISGAAAKSELIKSKLPNNVLSKIWKLADVDQDGFLDQEEFALAMHLIKVKVEGNELPNILPDHLIPPSKR; this is translated from the exons ATGTTTAGTTGGCTTAGCCGAAAAGAGCAGGAAGTAGACGTGGTTGAAAATGTAATcggagaattgaaaaaaatatatcggcAAAAACTTTTGCCATTAGAGGATTTTTATCAGTTTCATAACTTTCATTCACCAAAACTGGAAGACCCAGACTTTGATGCAAAACCTATGATTCTGCTAGTTGGACAGTATTCTACTGGAAAGACTACCTTTATCCGCTATTTGTTGGAACGGGATTTTCCCGGTATTCGAATAG GCCCGGAACCCACAACGGACCGCTTTATAGCAGTAATGCACGACGAGAAAGAAGGTGTCATTCCTGGAAATGCTCTTGTTGTAGAtccaaaaaaacaatttcgacCTCTAGGAAAATATGGCAAtgcttttttaaatagattacAATGTTCAACT GTCAATTCTCCCGTGTTGCAAGCAATTTCGATTGTCGACACACCGGGAATTTTGTCTGGAGAAAAACAACGTGTTGATCGTGGATATGATTTCACCGGTGTATTAGAATGGTTTGCAGAACGTGTTGATAGAATTATATTATTGTTTGACGCCCATAAGTTGGATATTTCTGATGAATTTAGACGTTCAATTGAAGCATTACGAGGACACGACGATAAAATCCGTATTGTTTTAAACAAAGCAGATATGGTGGATCATCAACAGCTTATGAGAGTTTATGGCGCACTCATGTGGTCTCTTGGAAAGGTTTTACAAACGCCTGAAGTAGCACGAGTTTACATTGGATCATTCTGGGATCAACCATTACGTTATGATGTAAATAGACGATTGTTTGAAGATGAAGAACAAGACTTGTTTCGTGATTTGCAATCATTACCGAGAAACGCGGCATTACGAAAACTAAATGATTTGATAAAACGTGCTCGTTTAGCAAAAGTACATGCATATATCATATCTGAGCTGAAGAAAGATATGCCTTCAATGTTTGGTAAAGACGGTAAAAAAAAGGAGCTCATTAAAAACTTAGGGCAAGTTTACGACCGTATTCAAAAAGAACATCAGATAAGTCCTGGTGACTTtccagacataaaaaaaatgcaagaatcattacaaaattttgattttactaAGTTCCACAGCTTGAAGCTGCCATTACTGGAAGTAGTAGACAAAATGCTTGAAAATGATATTGCTAAATTAATGCAAATGATACCTCAAGAAGAACAACAACTTGTTTCGGAGTCACTAATTAAAG gtGGAGCTTTTGATGGAGTTATAGATGACACTGAATCGCCCTTTGGATATAAAAAAGGTGAAGGCATTGACGCAGGATCCGGTGAAGTAGACTGGATTTGCAACCGCGATCGAGAGCGCActgacaaaatatttgatactCTTAATCCAGTAGATGGTAAAATTAGTGGAGCTG ctGCTAAATCCGAGCTTATCAAATCCAAATTGCCGAATAACGTTTTGAGTAAGATTTGGAAATTAGCTGACGTTGATCAAGATGGTTTTTTGGATCAAGAAGAGTTTGCACTAGCAATGCACTtgataaaagtaaaagttgaGGGTAATGAGCTGCCAAATATATTACCTGATCATTTGATTCCACCTTCAAAACGATAA
- the LOC134835001 gene encoding coiled-coil and C2 domain-containing protein 1-like isoform X1, whose protein sequence is MFKSKIKPSSQQQLDKKNELGMFGLTSADINIDENEYVSDGSNSDLEAELAEIISSGPSRPKRKQKPKMVCASQLDALVAESLRDIPSDDEEDDGEVDDPDLLEELSEIAGQTPEEVDQSDKEKKEKVAISVPSTSTSTLDILKARMDMYAMAEKTAKENADAARARRMSRGLKTLKDLVKQAENGRSIDPSNIPPEVSVKPISSELVVDENPRDNTPNLPSTKTVGNVDDPRLLTLKARKSQFQTAALLKKKAGDNETALKYIKIVKQFEKVMEAIKNGLEVDLSNMPEIEKVETSVEIPPKEIHEREKDCNVHKEKGSEFKPTSILEALYQRLKKYEEQEDAAKKEENSSKARRMNRICKQYQDAIKLHKLGKPFSVEDLPTPPGFAPILITNTTSTPQNPVVINSNNENVDKSESVSLAKNQFDENKSSKNTSLMNKHIELILERQREFKAAAIEAKNTNEMEQAKEYLRVYKGLAKLLETARGGIPIDIATIPIPPKKRIPLEHGFAIVNVEDNNESDLGDIRLRLEEQLCRQLMMCKNTRDHHKAMGDVSGTNRFENLALAIQKDLDFIRLAHKNNFTLPKFHYEKKSFNIVKCNTDVSDNQMEIHVLRGINYSVSNPKDIDTYVKIEFPWPQDDPFKSKTAVIRDTDNPEYNQKFYIELQRNSKSCTRIFKRHSIKFEIYSKGGFLRSDTLIGTVNLKVQPLETTCEIHDSFSIMDGRRQTGGKLEVKVRIRNPILTKQVEQINEKWVVIDY, encoded by the exons ATGttcaaaagcaaaataaagcCGTCGTCGCAACAGCAGCTTGACAAGAAAAACGAG TTAGGAATGTTTGGGTTGACTTCGGCTGATATAAACATCGATGAAAATGAATATGTCTCTGATGGGTCAAACAGTGATCTTGAAGCAGAACTAGCAGAAATCATTTCATCAGGTCCATCTCGTCCAAAAAGAAAGCAAAAACCCAAAATGGTTTGTGCTTCCCAATTAGATGCTTTAGTAGCTGAGAGTTTGCGAGACATTCCTTCAGATGACGAAGAAGATGATGGAGAAGTCGATGATCCTGACTTGCTGGAGGAATTGTCAGAAATTGCTGGACAAACTCCAGAAGAGGTTGATCAAtcagacaaagaaaaaaaagaaaaagtggcAATATCAGTACCTTCGACATCAACTAGTACTCTAGATATACTCAAAGCAAGAATGGATATGTATGCTATGGCCGAAAAAACTGCAAAAGAAAACGCGGATGCTGCCAGAGCTAGAAGGATGAGTAGaggattaaaaactttaaaagacCTCGTAAAACAAGCTGAAAATGGGAGATCAATAGATCCTTCTAATATTCCGCCAGAAGTTTCAGTTAAACCCATAAGTTCTGAATTAGTAGTTGATGAAAATCCGAGGGACAACACACCAAATTTGCCTTCTACTAAAACTGTTGGTAATGTGGATGATCCTCGTTTATTGACATTAAAAGCACGTAAAAGTCAGTTTCAAACGGCTgctcttttaaagaaaaaagctGGTGATAATGAAACTGctcttaaatatattaaaatagtaaaacaATTTGAAAAGGTTATGGAAGCAATAAAAAACGGTCTAGAAGTTGATTTGAGTAATATGCctgaaatagaaaaagttgaaacaagTGTTGAAATACCTCCAAAAGAAATTCATGAACGTGAGAAAGATTGTAACGTACACAAAGAAAAAGGGTCAGAATTTAAACCTACTAGCATTTTAGAAGCGTTATATcagcgtttaaaaaaatatgaagagcAAGAAGACGCAgcgaaaaaggaagaaaattcaagtaaagCTCGGAGAATGAATCGCATTTGTAAACAGTATCAAGATGCAATAAAACTTCATAAACTTGGCAAACCATTTTCAGTAGAGGATTTACCTACTCCGCCAGGGTTTGCTCCAATCTTGATAACGAACACAACGAGTACACCACAAAATCCTGTTGTCATCAATAGTAACAATGAAAATGTTGATAAATCAGAATCAGTCTCTTTGGCGAAAAaccaatttgatgaaaataaaagtagTAAGAATACTTCTTTGATGAATAAGCATATTGAATTAATACTAGAGCGTCAAAGAGAATTTAAAGCAGCGGCTATTGAGGCTAAAAACACTAATGAAATGGAGCAAGCTAAGGAATATCTCAGGGTATATAAAGGATTAGCTAAATTGTTAGAAACAGCAAGAGGAGGTATTCCAATTGATATAGCAACGATTCCAATACCTCCTAAAAAGAGAATTCCTCTGGAACATGGATTTGCAATAGTCAATGTAGAAGATAATAACGAAAGTGACTTAGGGGATATAAGACTTCGATTGGAGGAACAACTATGTAGACAATTGATGATGTGCAAAAACACACGTGATCATCATAAGGCAATGGGAGACGTATCAGGAACAAATCGTTTTGAAAATCTTGCATTAGCAATTCAAAAGGATCTTGATTTTATACGGTTagcacataaaaataattttactttgcctaaatttcattatgagaagaaaagttttaatattgtCAAATGCAATACAGATGTAAGTGATAATCAAATGGAAATTCATGTACTTCGAGGGATAAACTACAGTGTGTCTAATCCAAAAGATATTGATACTTATGTTAAAATCGAATTCCCATGGCCCCAA gacGACCCTTTTAAGTCAAAGACTGCTGTTATCCGAGATACAGACAATCCAGAATATaatcagaaattttatattgaattacaAAGAAATTCCAAGTCTTGTACACGTATTTTCAAGCGTCACAgtataaaattcgaaatttattctaaagg aggGTTTCTCCGTTCTGATACACTTATTGGTAcggtaaatttaaaagtacagCCTTTGGAGACAACATGCGAAATTCACGACTCATTttcg atTATGGATGGCCGTCGGCAAACTGGTGGAAAATTAGAAGTGAAGGTTCGTATAAGAAATCCCATACTCACAAAACAAGTTGAGCAGATAAACGAAAAGTGGGTAGTGATTGATTACtga
- the LOC134835001 gene encoding coiled-coil and C2 domain-containing protein 1-like isoform X2, translated as MFGLTSADINIDENEYVSDGSNSDLEAELAEIISSGPSRPKRKQKPKMVCASQLDALVAESLRDIPSDDEEDDGEVDDPDLLEELSEIAGQTPEEVDQSDKEKKEKVAISVPSTSTSTLDILKARMDMYAMAEKTAKENADAARARRMSRGLKTLKDLVKQAENGRSIDPSNIPPEVSVKPISSELVVDENPRDNTPNLPSTKTVGNVDDPRLLTLKARKSQFQTAALLKKKAGDNETALKYIKIVKQFEKVMEAIKNGLEVDLSNMPEIEKVETSVEIPPKEIHEREKDCNVHKEKGSEFKPTSILEALYQRLKKYEEQEDAAKKEENSSKARRMNRICKQYQDAIKLHKLGKPFSVEDLPTPPGFAPILITNTTSTPQNPVVINSNNENVDKSESVSLAKNQFDENKSSKNTSLMNKHIELILERQREFKAAAIEAKNTNEMEQAKEYLRVYKGLAKLLETARGGIPIDIATIPIPPKKRIPLEHGFAIVNVEDNNESDLGDIRLRLEEQLCRQLMMCKNTRDHHKAMGDVSGTNRFENLALAIQKDLDFIRLAHKNNFTLPKFHYEKKSFNIVKCNTDVSDNQMEIHVLRGINYSVSNPKDIDTYVKIEFPWPQDDPFKSKTAVIRDTDNPEYNQKFYIELQRNSKSCTRIFKRHSIKFEIYSKGGFLRSDTLIGTVNLKVQPLETTCEIHDSFSIMDGRRQTGGKLEVKVRIRNPILTKQVEQINEKWVVIDY; from the exons ATGTTTGGGTTGACTTCGGCTGATATAAACATCGATGAAAATGAATATGTCTCTGATGGGTCAAACAGTGATCTTGAAGCAGAACTAGCAGAAATCATTTCATCAGGTCCATCTCGTCCAAAAAGAAAGCAAAAACCCAAAATGGTTTGTGCTTCCCAATTAGATGCTTTAGTAGCTGAGAGTTTGCGAGACATTCCTTCAGATGACGAAGAAGATGATGGAGAAGTCGATGATCCTGACTTGCTGGAGGAATTGTCAGAAATTGCTGGACAAACTCCAGAAGAGGTTGATCAAtcagacaaagaaaaaaaagaaaaagtggcAATATCAGTACCTTCGACATCAACTAGTACTCTAGATATACTCAAAGCAAGAATGGATATGTATGCTATGGCCGAAAAAACTGCAAAAGAAAACGCGGATGCTGCCAGAGCTAGAAGGATGAGTAGaggattaaaaactttaaaagacCTCGTAAAACAAGCTGAAAATGGGAGATCAATAGATCCTTCTAATATTCCGCCAGAAGTTTCAGTTAAACCCATAAGTTCTGAATTAGTAGTTGATGAAAATCCGAGGGACAACACACCAAATTTGCCTTCTACTAAAACTGTTGGTAATGTGGATGATCCTCGTTTATTGACATTAAAAGCACGTAAAAGTCAGTTTCAAACGGCTgctcttttaaagaaaaaagctGGTGATAATGAAACTGctcttaaatatattaaaatagtaaaacaATTTGAAAAGGTTATGGAAGCAATAAAAAACGGTCTAGAAGTTGATTTGAGTAATATGCctgaaatagaaaaagttgaaacaagTGTTGAAATACCTCCAAAAGAAATTCATGAACGTGAGAAAGATTGTAACGTACACAAAGAAAAAGGGTCAGAATTTAAACCTACTAGCATTTTAGAAGCGTTATATcagcgtttaaaaaaatatgaagagcAAGAAGACGCAgcgaaaaaggaagaaaattcaagtaaagCTCGGAGAATGAATCGCATTTGTAAACAGTATCAAGATGCAATAAAACTTCATAAACTTGGCAAACCATTTTCAGTAGAGGATTTACCTACTCCGCCAGGGTTTGCTCCAATCTTGATAACGAACACAACGAGTACACCACAAAATCCTGTTGTCATCAATAGTAACAATGAAAATGTTGATAAATCAGAATCAGTCTCTTTGGCGAAAAaccaatttgatgaaaataaaagtagTAAGAATACTTCTTTGATGAATAAGCATATTGAATTAATACTAGAGCGTCAAAGAGAATTTAAAGCAGCGGCTATTGAGGCTAAAAACACTAATGAAATGGAGCAAGCTAAGGAATATCTCAGGGTATATAAAGGATTAGCTAAATTGTTAGAAACAGCAAGAGGAGGTATTCCAATTGATATAGCAACGATTCCAATACCTCCTAAAAAGAGAATTCCTCTGGAACATGGATTTGCAATAGTCAATGTAGAAGATAATAACGAAAGTGACTTAGGGGATATAAGACTTCGATTGGAGGAACAACTATGTAGACAATTGATGATGTGCAAAAACACACGTGATCATCATAAGGCAATGGGAGACGTATCAGGAACAAATCGTTTTGAAAATCTTGCATTAGCAATTCAAAAGGATCTTGATTTTATACGGTTagcacataaaaataattttactttgcctaaatttcattatgagaagaaaagttttaatattgtCAAATGCAATACAGATGTAAGTGATAATCAAATGGAAATTCATGTACTTCGAGGGATAAACTACAGTGTGTCTAATCCAAAAGATATTGATACTTATGTTAAAATCGAATTCCCATGGCCCCAA gacGACCCTTTTAAGTCAAAGACTGCTGTTATCCGAGATACAGACAATCCAGAATATaatcagaaattttatattgaattacaAAGAAATTCCAAGTCTTGTACACGTATTTTCAAGCGTCACAgtataaaattcgaaatttattctaaagg aggGTTTCTCCGTTCTGATACACTTATTGGTAcggtaaatttaaaagtacagCCTTTGGAGACAACATGCGAAATTCACGACTCATTttcg atTATGGATGGCCGTCGGCAAACTGGTGGAAAATTAGAAGTGAAGGTTCGTATAAGAAATCCCATACTCACAAAACAAGTTGAGCAGATAAACGAAAAGTGGGTAGTGATTGATTACtga
- the LOC134836138 gene encoding gamma-aminobutyric acid type B receptor subunit 2: MKNEFCLWNFSLYLVLLIYTLVNSVVEVNSQRSSKKLDVYIAGFFPYREGVEKSETGRGVMPSVKIALDHVNEHSTVLRNFRLHMWWNDTECKAAVGIKSFFDMMHSGPHKLMLFGAACTHVTDPIAKASKHWHLTQLSYADTHPMFTKDAFPNFFRVVPSENAFNAPRLAFLREFNWTRVGTIYQNEPRYSLPHNQMVADLDNMGCDIVETTSFVNDVVESLQKLRDKDVRIILGNFNETYARKVFCEAYRQDIFGRTYVWLIMGSYSQLWWNHTDLECTVEQIEVALESVIIAELLPLSTSGDITVSGITAAEYMKEYNSRRGNEYSIFHGYTYDGIWAVAMAIQYVSQRREGLVQKFQYRMKEWENIFLEALQNTSFEGVTGPVRFYNNERKASFELKQFQHGDWVKVGEYNSLHNHLDLSLGLPVKWVGRYPPKDRTLRIIEHGQVNLTIYAILVACSVIGILIATVFLGVNIRYRNQRYIKMSSPHLNNLIIIGCMLTYLSVIFLGLDSGLSSVEAFPYICTTRAWLLMAGFSLAFGAMFSKTWRVHSIFTDVKLNKKVIKDYQLFMVVGVLLAIDLAIMLTWQIADPFYRDTKQMEPYSHPALEDVLIVQENEYCQSKRITIFFGVIYAYKGLLLVFGAFLAWETRNVSIPALNDSKHIGLSVYNVTMMCIMGGSIALIISDRKDAVFILISVFIIFCTTTTLCLVFVPKIVELRRNPTGAVDKKTRTTLRPMSKNRRDSSVCELESRMRDVKSNNNKFKKALMEKERELQELIRKLGPEARKWIDNNMGDTEPLHDSSKLSVPGASRHDLSSVAVPEISCVDTTDMTSVASSKDDMERCDQKTPEPKKKRVTLPGDEVFQDDNLSKSSTQINKIASSKTSNMFCEPLPKNFITEKNNDVLYAVPQRIEHKSDLKAALVEKYCEPQYQNIPNDVLLKRKNSVDANTMTNWTSNGLPDIDDRSSRNLTKFNTEINTVNSTSERSSIAHSNSELNVCPHFSKGSTKNLSNEPSRRVSMQVGSAAKGNFVVSQSDLWDTHTLQQAKQRSCTSPRKQRDYICQDHVSPISNTTENRASPSSPGYMQRSVSEKNRTKHRHKQKMAVCQSETDSERERDVTPCIQNRKLVKSQHSHHHSTPNVAPDKHKKRHKKDSSSSIYGACSETELLEGDTAILPIFQKLLTERESRSYRQRNMFGASCPNISIKCDIVEYL; this comes from the exons atgaaaaacgaaTTTTGTTTGTGGAACTTTTCTCTATACTTAGTATTGTTAATTTACACATTGGTAAATTCTGTTGTTGAGGTAAACAGTCAAcgaagcagcaaaaaattagATGTATATATCGCCGGATTCTTTCCATATAGAGAAGGTGTGGAAAAATCAGAAACAG gACGTGGGGTGATGCCAAgtgtaaaaattgctttagaTCATGTAAATGAGCACTCGACTGTGCTACGAAATTTTCGGTTACATATGTGGTGGAACGATACGGAATGTAAAGCAGCAGTTGGAATAAAATCGTTTTTCGATATGATGCACTCTGGACCCCATAAACTAATGTTGTTCGGTGCCGCTTGTACTCATGTTACAGATCCCATAGCGAAAGCTAGCAAACATTGGCATCTCACTCAACTTTCGTACGCAGATACACATCCCATGTTTACTAAAGATGCTTTTCCAAACTTTTTTCGAGTGGTTCCATctgaaaatgcatttaatgCGCCCCGGTTAGCATTTTTGCGAGAATTTAATTGGACACGAGTAGGTACAATATATCAAAATGAACCAAGATATTCTCTTCCTCATAACCAGATGGTGGCAGATCTAGATAATATGGGTTGCGATATTGTTGAAACGACTAGTTTTGTTAATGATGTCGTAGAATCACTACAAAAGTTGCGAGACAAAGATGTGCGAATCATTTTGGGAAACTttaatgaaacatatgctcgaaAGGTTTTTTGTGAGGCATATAG ACAAGATATATTTGGACGTACCTATGTGTGGTTAATTATGGGTTCTTATTCTCAACTATGGTGGAACCATACAGATTTAGAATGCACTGTTGAACAAATTGAAGTTGCACTGGAGTCAGTAATAATAGCAGAGTTGTTGCCCTTATCAACAAGTGGAGACATAACTGTATCAGGAATT ACTGCAGCTGAATATATGAAAGAATACAACAGCCGTCGTGGAAATgaatattcaatatttcatGGTTATACGTATGATGGAATTTGGGCTGTAGCCATGGCTATTCAGTATGTTTCACAACGAAGAGAAGGTCTTGTGCAAAAGTTTCAATATCGTATGAAAGAAtgggaaaacatttttttggaagCATTACAGAACACCAGCTTTGAAGGTGTTACA GGTCCTGTTCGTTTTTATAACAATGAACGAAAAGCTAGTTTTGAACTAAAACAATTTCAACATGGTGATTGGGTCAAAGTTGGTGAATATAACTCTTTACATAATCATTTAGACCTATCTTTAGGTTTGCCCGTAAAGTGG GTGGGTCGATATCCTCCAAAAGATCGGACACTTCGAATTATTGAGCATGGACAAGTAAATTTAACCATCTATGCTATACTTGTAGCATGTTCTGTCATTGGTATATTGATAGCAACTGTATTTCTAGGAGTTAATATTAGATATCGAAATCaaag atacATTAAAATGTCAAGCCCACATCTAAACAATTTGATCATCATTGGATGTATGCTTACTTATCTAAGCGTTATATTTTTGGGTTTGGATAGTGGTCTAAGTAGTGTTGAGGCCTTTCCATATATATGTACCACGCGTGCATGGTTACTAATGGCTGGATTTAGCTTAGCATTTGGAGCAATGTTTTCAAAAACATGGCGTGTACACTCCATATTCACAGACGTGAAGCtgaacaaaaaagttattaaagatTACCAATTATTTATGGTTGTTGGTGTTTTACTAGCTATTGATTTGGCAATTATGTTAACATGGCAAATTGCTGATCCATTTTACAGAGACACAAAACAAATGGAGCCATAT tcgcATCCAGCCTTAGAAGATGTTTTGATTGTACAGGAGAATGAGTATTGCCAATCGAAGCGAATTACAATCTTTTTCGGTGTAATCTATGCATATAAGGGACTCCTGCTTGTCTTCGGTGCTTTCTTAGCTTGGGAAACAAGAAATGTCTCGATACCAGCTTTAAATGACTCAAAGCATATTGGACTTTCCGTTTATAATGTAACAATGATGTGTATAATGGGTGGTTCTATCGCTCTTATTATATCTGATCGAAAAGATGCTGTTTTTATACTTATTTCTGtgtttataatattttgtacaACTACAACTTTATGCTTGGTTTTTGTGCCAAAG ATTGTAGAACTACGAAGAAATCCAACCGGGGctgttgataaaaaaacacGTACGACACTTAGACCGATGTCCAAAAACCGCCGTGATTCATCGGTTTGTGAACTTGAATCACGGATGCGAGACGTGAaatcaaacaataataaattcaagaaaGCTTTAATGGAAAAAGAAAGAGAGTTACAAGAACTTATAAGAAAACTTGGTCCCGAGGCTCGTAAGTGGATAGATAACAACATGGGGGACACCGAACCGCTACATGACTCTTCCAAACTAAGTGTGCCTGGTGCTTCTAGACATGACTTGTCAAGTGTGGCCG TTCCAGAAATATCATGTGTTGATACAACTGATATGACATCTGTTGCTAGCAGTAAAGATGATATGGAGCGTTGTGATCAAAAGACTCCCGAACCTAA AAAAAAACGAGTTACTTTGCCTGGAGATGAAGTATTCCAAGATGATAATTTATCGAAATCTTCAActcaaattaacaaaatcgcctcatcaaaaacttcaaacatGTTTTGTGAACCACtaccgaaaaattttataactgaGAAAAACAATGATGTATTATACGCAGTTCCACAGAGAATCGAGCACAAATCTGACTTAAAGGCCGCTTTAGTCGAAAAATATTGTGAACcacaatatcaaaatattccaAACGATGTGTTGCTTAAGAGGAAAAACTCTGTAGATGCCAATACGATGACAAATTGGACTTCAAATGGATTACCA GATATTGACGATAGATCTTCGAGAAACTTGACAAAGTTTAATACTGAAATAAACACAGTAAATAGTACAAGTGAAAGATCATCGATTGCGCATTCAAATAGTGAGCTTAATGTCTGCCCTCATTTCTCAAAAGGAAgtacaaaaa ATTTAAGCAACGAACCCTCACGACGAGTCAGTATGCAAGTTGGCTCTGCAGCAAAAGgtaattttgttgtttctcaAAGTGATCTTTGGGATACGCACACATTACAACAGGCAAAGCAACGATCTTGTACATCTCCTAGAAAGCAACGAGATTATATTTGTCAAGACCATGTTAGTCCAATTAGTAATACAACAGAAAACCGAGCTTCACCATCATCTCCAGGGTATATGCAACGCAGTGTTTCAGAAAAAAACCGTACGAAACATAGACACAAGCAAAAAATGGCAGTGTGTCAAAGCGAAACTGATAGTGAACGCGAACGAGACGTGACTCCTTGTATACAAAATCGAAAACTAGTTAAATCTCAACACTCGCATCATCACTCGACACCAAATGTAGCACCAGATAAGCataaaaaaagacataaaaaagatTCTTCATCAAGCATATATGGCGCTTGTTCTGAGACAGAATTACTAGAAGGTGACACAGCAATCttaccaatttttcaaaaactactCACAGAAAGAGAAAGTCGATCTTATCGGCAACGAAACATGTTTGGGGCTAGTTGTCCAAATATATCAATTAAATGTGATATTGTtgaatatttgtaa
- the LOC134836139 gene encoding cyclin-dependent kinase 20, with protein sequence MENYAPSKYKILSQIGEGVHGIVLKAKNKETNQLVAIKKLILKNKFGGVQLSTLREIMSLKKCDCKYILKLIEIFYDISGPSLVLEYMPYTLHSKLRDHYNPLCRHDIKKYTHMLLKGLNYLHENNIMHRDIKPSNLLIDSHGILKLGDFGLSRVYFSELENRPYTAQVASRYYRAPEILYGSQRYSPMVDIWAVGCVFAEMLRGGTPLFAGSTDIEQLALVIRSLGTPSLRNWPEIQKLPDYHKISFPYSKGEPWENMFPTPTMREEIELVDALIQYNPKKRLTANEAISHHYFT encoded by the exons atggaaaactaTGCTCCttcaaagtataaaattttatcacaaattggGGAGGGTGTACACGGAATTGTgttgaaagcaaaaaataaggaaactAATCAATTAGTGGCCATCAAAAAgttaatacttaaaaataaatttggcggAGTTCAACTTAGCACTTTAAGAGAAATCATGTCTCTAAAAAAATGCGACTGTAAATAC ATTTTGAAGctcattgaaatattttatgacataTCTGGACCATCATTAGTATTGGAATACATGCCTTACACATTGCATTCAAAATTAAGAGATCATTACAATCCCCTTTGCCGacatgatataaaaaaatacacacataTGTTATTAAAGGgactaaattatttacatgaaaataatattatgcaCCGG GATATAAAACCAAGTAATCTTCTTATCGATAGTCATGGGATTTTAAAATTGGGAGATTTTGGTTTATCAAGGGTGTATTTTTCAGAATTGGAAAATCGTCCATATACAGCACAGGTTGCATCTAGATACTACCGAGCACCAGAAATTTTATATGGTTCACAACGATATAGTCCAATGGTCGATATTTGGGCAGTTGGTTGTGTATTTGCTGAAATGCTACGTGGGGGTACTCCTCTGTTTGCA GGTTCAACAGACATTGAACAGTTGGCCCTTGTGATACGCTCTTTGGGTACTCCTAGTTTACGAAATTGGccagaaatacaaaaattaccagACTACCATAAAATAAG ttttccaTATTCAAAAGGAGAGCCTTGGGAAAATATGTTTCCTACCCCAACAATGCGAGAAGAAATTGAACTAGTTGATGCCCTGATACAGTACAATCCTAAGAAACGTTTGACTGCAAATGAG gcAATTAGTCATCactattttacttaa